CTTCCATGATGTTTATTCATTTAATTTGGTTTGTAACCAGTATTTTACAAACGTAATGCCATGATTGCATATTGTTTTTTGTCGTGTTGTGAAAACCATCAAATTATTATATCAACTCTTTATAGCTCTTTGCGTCAAGCAACAATTCGACATCTTTTACATTGTCGGGTTTAATTTTTACAATCCATCCTTTGTTATAAGGATCGCTGTTAATAATCTCAGGATGCTCATCCAACTCTTCGTTAAATTCCAACACTTCCCCGGCTATTGGCATAAAAAGATCTGAAACTGTTTTAACCGCTTCGATAGTGCCGAATGTTTCTTCTTTTTCAAGTTTTTCACCCACAGTTTCCACTTCAACAAAAACGATATCTCCTAATTCGTTTTGAGCGTAATCAGTAATTCCAACTATAGCTGTGTCGCCTTCCAGGCGCAACCATTCATGGTCTTTAGTGTACTTTAAGTTATCAGGAATGTTCATAATCTTGAAAAATTTAATTTGTGGCAAATGTAAGAACTTTTGAAAAAATGGACAGAATTGCAAAA
This sequence is a window from Bacteroidales bacterium. Protein-coding genes within it:
- the gcvH gene encoding glycine cleavage system protein GcvH, which gives rise to MNIPDNLKYTKDHEWLRLEGDTAIVGITDYAQNELGDIVFVEVETVGEKLEKEETFGTIEAVKTVSDLFMPIAGEVLEFNEELDEHPEIINSDPYNKGWIVKIKPDNVKDVELLLDAKSYKELI